The DNA sequence ACTAAACTGCTGCTCTCGCACAGATTGGGCACACATTCTTGTCTACGTACATCTTGTTGATCAATTGTTTCCGACTTCACAGAGAATTCTTTTCATTACGAATTACCATCtatcaacacctcctcgtGACTACCGATAATCACACTGGGCATCAAATAATTTcgctcgccttcttctcaataTGCGGCTCCGACCCATCATCGCTAGTACAGTAACTCTTCTTGGAGCTTTCCTTGAAAACAGGCACATCAGGAATCTCCTCCTGATCCCTTCGCCCCTTCAACTCCACCggctcatcctcatccagcttctcctccgaGATCATCTTTGGGTTGAACGCCAGTGCTCCCTTGGGGACAAATGTCGCCGCGAACACCAAGACACTGATGATTGTCATCTGCATACCAGCAGTGAACATCAGCCCCTCACGAATGTTACCCCCGTCTGTCCCTCCGGACTCATTGTACACTCGATCTAGATACCGCCCAAGCAAGGTGCCCGAGATGGCGTATGTGACGATATAGAATGAGTACAAGAACGCCATGACGGCGCCGAGGGCTGAGAcgttcttgttcttggacTCTAGACGAGAGAGGGACGCCTGGATATACGCAGCAAGCGACACATCACCAGCTGCCCAGCCAAACGAGATGGGGGCAAACGTCGCCGCCACGATCCATGCCTGCCCAACATCATCGACCGGTGGCCTCCAGAACGGGATGTACCAGACGATCAACAACATGATGGCGTCCAATCGAAGCCATGGCATGGGTGTCTGGATGTTATTCGTAAGGAGCAACACAGCCAACGCACCCAACAGTTCACCCAAGTTGGAACCGCCGACCATAATCTGCGACCAGGCCGAGTGCCCGAGATAGCGTCTAGCAACCTGGGGTGCGATGCCGTTCTCGAGATATCGATGTGCGTAAAGAGCGACGGCATAGCCTGGGACCAACCAGATGAACTTCCGCGAGGTGAAGAGGATTCTGCCGCCGACCCAGATAGACTCGCCGAACAGAAACAGTCCACGGAATGCCGCCTTCCAGTAGGCCGGCTTCTCGTGTTGGTGGAGGGTCGACTTTCGCCGCTTGAAATCCAGCTCACTGATGAAGAACCAAATGGTGGCGCAAAATGTGAAGCAGACGGGTGTGACAATGAAtgccttgttgttgccgaGTTGAGGGATAATGACCAGTGCTGTGATAAAGGCACCTGCTGTACCTGTGATTTCGTAGAAGATGTGGACCTGAAGAGGTTTCAGCTTTTGTGTCCAAACAGAGATGGTAGGAGAGGCTAACAATGGAGTCCATCTTTCTCAGCTTTTGCACATGGCCGCCGACGATATCTCTTGGGATGACTCTTCGGATCAGTTCCACCATGCCATAGGCAATACCACTGATACAGTAGACTGGGATCATGGCATCGGTGTTGTAGCTAGCCATTGTCAGTGTGGGCTAGGTCACCGTTGGAAGTCATGTCAAAACTCACTCCCCGTAGTATGACCAGTCATTTTTAGGGTGGTTCTCTCGGTCTGGACATCCTCTAGTCAGTCAACTGTGCTGATTCACGATCTGGAAAACAGAGCACTCACAAGCAGCCGGCATAAAAGTTCCACCCGTCGCAgcgtcgatgatgaggagcaaCGCCGAGCAAAGTCCAAACACTAACACAGCGCAGGCAAGGACATTCTTGGTCGGGTATCTCTTCACCAATGGACCGATGAGAATGCTACCAATACATTGGCAAGCCTGATTCAACCCCGTCAGAAGACCGACACGCTCGAAGGTTCGGCTTGGCCGTCCACTCTGTATTGATTCGTAGTCGTATCGATTGGTGGCCAACGCCACTACTGAACCGTTGAAGGCCTCGAGCCCGAACTTGTAGATCATAATGCCGGCAATGTAGATGGCGATGTTGCGGCGTTCTTGTGGGGTGAAGGCCCGGAGACCATCTTTGAGATCGGCAACATAGCCCATGATGGCGATATCTGCCGCCGTGCAGCCACTGTCAAAAACAAGAGGATGATTAAAGAGAACAAAGATTTAGTCCATGCAAGGCATGGAACGGGGAAGGGTGCCTCCACGTGGTTATAGTCCAGGATTGGGGGGCAAGAGCAACTTATTTTGCTGCGTGGGGAtgcaaccacccccaaatccgATGCCGCAAGCACCCGAGGGGGCGGGCCCCGGCCCCTGGGCTAAACGAAGGGAAGGTAGAGATCGATAGTGGCTCATTTTGTGAGCCTCAAGGGTGCCTGATGCAGGAGCGAGCAGGGGTAGAAAGTCAAGTTACCTTCATGTTTCCACCTCAAAATACCATGTCGTACGTCGTGCGATGATATGCTGACACTCCAGCCGCAGTCCTACATCTTGTCATGACGGCAGAgcagaggaggtggttgtgcaGCTGTGTCTGCAGGACGACAGCAGTCTCACACCGACAGAGAGTGTCTCAAATATCAGGATGCCCCAGGTATGTCTGAACAGAATGTGTACCATCCGGGACCGACAGGGTGGTCTGGCATGATGTCTCTGATCCGCTATGATCGCCGTCGCTGCGTCGCAGTCCAGGTTTGCGGTGATTTTGTTGGTGTGTGGCGTGGCGGGCAGGAGGTGAAAAGGGTGGAGGTCGCATCCCGACCCCAATCATCAATGACATGAAGAAAGAGGGTCGCAGTTTGTCAGCGCGTGTGTGGTGTGGATTAATGCCGTGTTTGAAGTGGATGGTCGACGTTGATTTAGAGCCAGACGGTCCAACACGTGGTCTTGGCATCGATGTCGGCCAAGACCACCTCTCATCTCGACACgaccaaaagaagaagcaacgCGCATGGTCTTGTGCAACACCGCGCCAGACCCCGACGTTATAGCGAAGGGTCCACTTTGGTTCTGGTCGAGATAGCAAAAAAAAGCCTGGTTGCGGACCGGGGcgcacaaccaccaccagagagCCGTGGGCCGTTGCGCCTTGCTCATTCGTCATACAAACATCGCCCACGTCTGCCCCACGCGTGTGATGGTAAGTGTGATATTACCCTAATCCGTCCCTCGGAAGTCGTTGTCGGCCGATACTTACATGGAATAGCGCGTGCCGACTTGCTTTTGTTGTCCTCGACGCCCTCATGTCGGGACCATCATGAGCCCTGTTGCATTGCACAGGTGTTCCTTCTTCTGTCTCAGCCAGGTCCCCATTGTCTTGAGCCTCTGAAAGCCGGCTCCCCCACGCTTCCCTTCCCTTGGGACTTCAACTGTCACGAAACTCCAACTTTGCCTCAAATTTGTTTGACATACAATCTTCTCCCGTTGGTTATCACTTTCTCTCCGTGGGCTGGATACCATGACCGCCGATGCTGAGGAGCTCTTGATCCGGCCATTCCGGGATGTCGTTGCAGTCGGGACTGCCGCAGTGACCAATGCCGCTTCTCTCGGTCCACACCGTGCTGACGATGCCGATCGCATGTCAAGGGCCGCACAGGCCCTTGTTCGAGAGGGGGAACGAGCACTTAAGAAGCTGCAGCCAGTCTGGGACGACCAGGTACAAAAGCTGGGGGATATCTTCAAGAGAATGATTACACAACAAGGTATCGTGCGGCCGCTGCTCAACACATCTACTTCTCGCTGTACCATCCAGAAGCTCATCTCAGCCCTTATCTAGCTTCTATCGAGAAACGACGTTTGATCCTAGAGGAGCTCCTCTGGGACTTTGACGATGTCACCCATCCGGATGAGTTTGATATTGAGCGGTACTCAGCTCTTCAAACTGCTACCAAAGCCCTCGCCCTAGACATTGTCGAAACTGCCAAAAGGCTGAAGCCCATCATGGAAACTGCACCAGAGATACCAGAAGGGGGATTCCCACCATTACCACCGCTTCCTACCCACCGCTCCCGACCCTGCTCTACTTTTTCTTCTCGACCAAGGGCTCATTCAAAACAGGAGGCAAACAGCAGCTGTGGTGGACGACATGGCGCCGAGCTAACACCACCGGATTCTCCCAACTGTGCCACCCCAATAGCCCAGTTTCAGGAATTCAACATCGATTCCTCTGTCAAACGCGCCAGTCTCACATCTGACTCCTTTCCTAGTCCTAGCACTGTTCGAACAGcaccttctcttctttccaAGAGCAGCAGTCTGACATCTTCATCCGCCCTCTTAGCCACGCCTGAGTCCGCGTTCAACCAGCCCGAAGCAACACCAAACAAAGTGAACTTCCACGAAGCTGTCATGACGCTCCTTCCACCAGCAGCGTTGGGCAccggtgatgaggacgacCTCGAAACCAGTTCTACGACCAGCAAGAGAAGACAAGGGAGCGTCCTGACTGAACACCGAAAGTCCAGCCGGGCTAACCCTCGTTCTGAAGATTGCAATATCGGCTCTGACAGCACATATCACAAGCTAAAGGGACTTTGCAAAGGAGCAGTAAGATTTCGGAAGGACGGCCATTGGGGCAGCATCAAGATGACAACGGAatatggcggtggcggcggtggagcgGGTGATATGATGAGAGCGTCTGATGCTATCGTGCCACTACAATACGAGGTGACCAAGGTGGCGGGATGTGCTGAGTGCGGGTATGCACACGATCTGGAGGCGGTTGAGTTGGACAAGAGCCGGAAGCGTGAGTACTTTCGtgacccctgagcccctgaacaTCGTACAAGACCGAGGAATCTGGTCGCTAACCATTATTCTTGACACACAATAGCTGAGGGAATCATCATCTCTGAATCCGGACCTCGATATCGATTACGACTCCTCTTCAAATCGCACCTCGGCAAGGGCGCCTCAGGTGGAAGCGCAGACGATTACTATGCTTGTCTCTGGTGCGTCAGCGCAGCTGTTACAGTCCGGGAAAGCGATGCAACAGTCTTTCGGTCAGCGGATGACCTCCTGCAGCATCTCTCCCGACACCCACAACCATTACCACAGATACCTGGCGTGGCAGTTTGCTATGGACCAAATCCAGGACAAGCGGAGTTCGACCTTCACTTGCCCGACGGCTCCGTCCCAGTGCCCATGCCGGACAACGTCACCAGGTTAGCAACAGCAATCGCAACCAAAGACCACTTCCGACGTCATGGGCgggggaagttggagaagcCGCCGAAGTACGATGGAGAAATGCTCGAGTTTATGGAAGGGGCGAGGATCATGGGGGTGATGTTTCCtgagaagtgggaggggaagtggTGTCTAGGGAGACACGATGGGATGTTTGGGGCTTTCCCGTCCAAGGTTATTGAGCTTCGAGCGCCACAAGAAAGTGAGGTTCCAGTGGGCGGGGAGAGCGGCATGAGTGTCTCTACACGGTGGAAATGGACACCTCCCAAGTCCGGGGGTGTGCCTTGGGTAGcgtttgggaagggggaggtgatcaCGAATGTTCAATGTAAGTTGAAAGGGTCCATCGGCTTTGAGACATTTCGCTAATGCTTCGACAGGTCTCTATGCGGATTACTGGTGCTGGTATGGGACAAATAGTAAGGGGAAGACAGGGGTGTTTCCGCAGTCCCATGTCGACTTGCAGACTCTGAAAGCGCAAGAGTCAGCTGCGCCAAGACGTCCAAGCAGAGGGTTGAGTTTGTTTGGGAGGTAGGAGATCTCTTCTAGGCGGCAGTCTGTCCTACAATTGACACTGTTACTATTCCCTCATCACCGCATTCGGTATTCAGGGTTCAGTCCCAGGATCGCCGACCAGCATGGCTGTCTCCATGGTAATTTGCCCCAAAAGCTTTTCAAGACTTCGAAGAGCATCTCGAACCTTCCCGtgcttttccctctccaccggGGACAAtgcttcctcgtcctcgccctccagGAGTTCTATTTGCAACATGGTAAAAACATGCTGAGCGCCAAGAGGCTGGCCATCAGCACACGCATACGCAACTGCCGTTCTGAGAGTATTTTTGATAGCCCGGCCCTAGACAGCACACACCAAGCAAAGAGCGGTCATATACCGGCATCAGTTCGACGCACATTCATATTCAGCTGGCCAAGAATCTGGTAAAACTCTTCGGTCCACGATCCATCCACCGTCAGATGCTTGTTCACCCTAATGAGCTTTTTCCAAATTGCTGCTTGTGCCTCCTCGGTAAGTGGCGGGTATGAAATGGTGACATGGATTCGGCTTTTGAAGGCCTCGTCAAAATCTTGCTTTCGGTTGGTTGTTAGAAATAAGGTGCCTTAACAGTACTCGAGTTTTCTGAGGAAGGCTGGGATGGGTTAGTATTATCAGTCGTGGAGTTAGGCATAGAGTAGACAAGGAGATGTTGATACGTACCAACAACGACTGCATTGCGATCCGTTTCGGCCGAACTTCGCTTGCACAAAAGAACATCGGCCTCGTCCAGAAGGGTTACTGCGTTTCATCGTTTTGAGTCTTTGAATATCACGTCGAGGCACCTTTCAACCTCGGAGACGTTGGTGCTTAGTTCTCCTGCTGAGATGTGGTAGAGAGGACGCTTTAGATAGTCTGCAACGCTTTCTATTTGCGGATGGTGCATGTTAGTGCCAATCATTCTTAACTCTTATGGCAGGGATACGGGTCAATTACCAGCTGTTAATGTCTCCCCCAGTCCCGGCCCTCTGCGTGATATCTCAGTCAATAAATCGAATCCGGTGACAGGAAGCGGCAGACTTACCCGTGAAGTAGAAAGATCAGCCCCTGCCCCTTCCAGAAATCAAGTCATCGAATGTGCTTTTCTGCCCAGACGTCAGGCCTTTAACCAAGCCGTGCACAAGGTTCTTGGCTGTCCTGCTGAGCTGCAGAGACGAATATGCGTCTGTATTCCAGGTTAAATCCTGAAGGTCATCTGCTTTGATCCAATGCCAAACTTTGGTGCTCAGTCCGAATGCTGGGATAAGGGCGGGGAATAGAAGCTCAAATTCCTGGTTGATTACGCTCAGTGTGGCCTCGACGAGCTGTGCCAGTTAATTAAGATTCTGAGGAACAGAGTCAGATAATTTGTCTGTTGAGCCGCCCTCCTCTGCCGCATCGTTTGGATCCAAAGGCCGAAAGTCTAAGAGTTCGCCCACGCCACTCTCAGACTGGCAAGTTCTTTCCTCTTCACATGCATCGCAGCTGGGATCTCGACAGGATTCGGTTCTGTCTTTCAGGTTGGAAGGCATGGCCATTCCTCGCGCCATTGCCCGTTTAGCATGGCCTCGACTACAAGCTGGACCGTTGTCTCGTAAATCGACTAGCTTAGAGGATTTGTTATCAGAGACATCATCCCAGGTCTTGAAGTCTACCATGACCCTCTCGTCAAGCTATCCCGAGATTCATTGTCAGTCTTTGGACTCGCCATGATTGTGAAATACTCAGTGAAGACATGGGGAGACTGGTGTGCTGACATACCTCATAAGAGTCGTACAAAGCGTAGCCGTCTTGGATAGTCAAGTCCTTGCCTACCCACCCAATAGCTTCGTACTTTTGCGTCATGAATGAGTTTAATCCATCGCCGAGCACTCGACGTAGCCTCGCGGCCCGATCCTTCAGCTTGCTTTCGAGCTTTTGGCGGTCTTTATAGTATTTCAGAGGTATTATCGGCAACTCGGAGATGGTCTTCAATGTCCATCCAACCGGGCATATTGTCGACCTTTTCTCGATCATTCCTGGAATATTGCCGTCGGTCCCAATGCAGAGACCGTGTAGCACCCAATAAACCCCATCACGGTGGTCGCCCTCTTGAACCATGCCTCGCACAATCCAGCATTCCTGGATATCCTTTTGGTTCAGGACAGCGATGCTGTTAGCGAAAATATTATCCAGAGCATGTCTGCTGCCACCCTACCTACACTGCAGAACCTGTCGTGATCTTGCACAATGCTTTTCAACAGACCATTGGTGTCGATGAAGTGACGAAGAAGCTTCGCAACCTCGCACACTTCGAGGTCCACATCATCGTTGTTGTCCTCTGCCAGGGCTTGGATTTCGTCGCGGTAGAAGAACAGCTCGGCGAAAGGGGACGGGATTTTCATGGGGAAGGCGTGGAGTTTGGTCGCTTCGTAAAAGTTCTTTGCGATGACCTTTTCCAGCATCTAGCAAAAAGGCCGTGATCGAATCTCTAACTCTGAGCTCATCATTGCGAGTAAGTTTCCATCCCGGATAATGGTACGACGCAGGACCAGTGTGTGGTTCTCATGCTTTTGCTCAGAAACCTTCAGAGGCTTTCGTTTCTTCTCACGATAGCGATCGATGGGGACGATCTGGGTGGTGAAACCGCCATCTGTGTCTGCTTCTCGGCCCTCGGTGATATCCATGAGCCCCATGATTCTTTCCGAGTCATTGTGGTGGTCGGGTGGCTCAAAACGACTCTGTTTGGCAATCAGTATGTGTTGGGTATTTTAACAACCGACCATCTGTTGTAGGAAAGACCTCTGGGTTCTGAGTTGGAACACAAAGCCATGCGAAATCGGCAGAGTAAAAAGATGCTGGCATAATGAAAAATTGACAATTTACAGTTGTGGTTCCTTGTGGAGATCCCACTGGGGAATTGGCTGCTGCCCAGTGATCAGCTAGTGGCATGGTGTCCAGGAAGACACCAGGCAGAAGCCTTTCATAGTCTGCATAGGACATCAGATTATAGCCTGAGTGATACACGTCTTTACGTTGACAAATACATGGCTGTCGTTCTTTCTGGAGTATGCCCGTTTGAGAGAGTTCTTTGCGGATCCGAAGTGTGCGGGTTTAAAGAGCAAAAATGAAAGGTCCGAGACCGATCCATGTTGATTGTGGTCCCAGCTGTGTTTTTCATTTCCTAACTTACCTACATGTTACTTTTGCCAGCCTTAAGCGTCCAACTGGAGTCTACTTTGCAAATGTCGCAGCCAATTAGATCTTGCATCCATCCAAAGACACGATTGACTTCACAATATTCGTGTTGGTGGAAGGTCGACGCGATAGGATGAGTGGCGCAGCAGCGCTAGAAGAAACACCAAAGGATGCTTCTTGAAAAGGCGAAGTTcgaacatcaacaacactaATGTCATGGACAAATGAAGGGACTGCGATTGTACGCGGGGTGACGCGCCAAGCGGATACGATGAGGTTCTGCTCTCGAAGCGCCCGCACAAGCCCCTCGCATATGATCACCTAGCTTTGGATGGGATGCGCATCGAGATAAGAACAGTTAGGTGTGGCAGATAAGCGCCAAGGTGGGACGAATTCCGAGCTGTTCAACTTCCTGAGCAAGTGAAATGTTGCTGCCGATGAATCGTTGACGAAATATGAAACATTCGTTGTTTCCCTCTCTGTATTTTTGTAATCATGGAGGCTACAGGCAGACACAATCTCTGCTCAGGACTCTGAAGATGGAAGCAcataccttaccttaccGGCCCCAATGCCAAACATTGACTCCTGAGTGCGGGCCAGGTGCTCTTTACTGGCCCGCAGCTATCATGGAAGAGcatccagactgtcatttccagggaaatccgataCAGATTTCGGatgacatactgccaaaaactgaggaagatttctctccctatcttctacattcacacccctGAGTCTTCCAATAAACCTGAAGCATATAaccgccgacagaaaatagaaatcgaaaataaaagGGGCTGTAGAAAATAgaggtacttcggtacatcgagcttgcattttcaggctctcaggcggaatgatgatgaagcataGCTCTTTGTATAACTGGACATTTACCACTCCGATCTTCAAAGCCGAAATCAAAATCATATGTGTGCTATCGCAAGGAATGCGTTTTGCTGAGGATTCAGCCGAGAGACTGGATCACGTTTGGATGTCCGTGCACGTTTGCgctggacttggctcatcactgcggcacagcccaggcAGGACAGCACCTCAACCCttggagacagcagcaacaacaaccacctttgAGCTGCAACAATCGAACCCACTGAGATTTGCGCTACGTAGCTCAACAATTACTCGCGGTAGGTGATTCTGATCTATGTCTGAGAGCTTATCCTTGTTTCAGCTACTGATTTGTTGAGCCTATTAGTTTCGTCCATCCCCCCGGCCCACCTGCTCGCCTTTTCCCGCTGTCGGACAGTCATACGAGTAGCTACGAGAGCTAAGCTCGGCGGTTTTTCGACAATGCGCCTCCTGGAACGCAATGATACCGGCGATTTTAGTTTAACGGATGACATTCCCGACGACCAGGTCCCACCGTATGCAATACTTTCGCACACCTgggacgacgaagaggtcatCTTTAAGGATATAAAGGACGGTACATgcaagaacaaaagaggcTACTCCAAGATCCGGTTTTGTGGAGATCAAGCCGGACGCGATGGGCTGAAATTCTTCTGGGTCGACACATGCTGTATCGACAAATCCGACAGCACCGAAGTTCAGCGCGCCCTTAACTCCATGTTTCAGTGGTACCGCAATGCAGCCAAATGCTATGTCTATCTCACAGACGTCTCAACCTGCCAGAAGGACACCGACGGCAACCCTGGCTGGTGGGAATTAACCTTTCGAAAATCCAGGTGGTTCACTCGTGGGTGGACCCTTCAAGAGCTCATTGCTCCAGCAATTGTGGAATTCTTCTCCAAAGAGGGCGAGCGTCTAGGAGACAAGAAGTCTTTGGAACAGCAAATCCACGATGTGACCGAGATTCCCCTAGAGGCTCTCCCAGGCAACACATTGTCCGACTTCAGCATCGAAGAGCGTCTGTCGTGGGTCGGAAAgcgcaacaccacacaaaaagaagacaaggcGTACTCGCTATTCGGCATCTTTGATGTAACAATGCCGCTTCTGTatggcgaaggagaagatagAGCATTTGGGCGGCTGCGAGAGGAAATTAGTAAGCATGATCGCTGTCTGTCCAGTCTACATTCTACCGACCCGCGCCTTGATAAGAAGcgcatcgaggaggcaaaaggtgggttgcttgctggcgCTTACCGCTGGGTTTTCGCCAACCCCGACTTCTGTCTATGGCGTGAACGGTCGGAGAGCCGCTTACTCTGGATCAATGGAGATcccggcaaaggcaagaccatgttactctgcggcatcatcaacgagctaCAGGGAGCCATTGTTGCAGACGGGCATTGTCGTAATCTGGCCTACTTCTTCTGCCAAGCTACCGACTCCGCATCAATAACGCCATTGCCGTATTGCGTGGCCTGAtctaccttcttgcccaccagcagccacgtcTCATCTCCCACGTGCGTAAATACACCGACGCTGGTAAATCCCTCTCCGACGCAAATGCCTGGTTCGCCCTCTCGGACATTTTAGTGGGGATGCTAGGAGATCCGAACGTGAAGCCAACCTGTTTAGTCGTCGATGCCCTAGACGAATGTGTTATCGACCTACCGAAGCTTTTAGACTTTATCGTCTGTATCTCATCCGATCGGATAAAATGGCTCTTAACAAGCCGGAACGAGACGATCATTGAGAAGAAATTGAAATCTAACAATGCGCGAACAAGGCTTAGTCTTGAGCTGAAGGAAAATGCGATGGAGGTGTCTCATGCTGTCGATGTGTACATCGACGATAAACTATCTGGGTTAGAAGCACTTCAGGACGACGCCCTGCTAAAGGATCAAGTACGGGATATTCTACACAACAAGGCAAACGGCACGTTCCTCTGGGTCGCCCTCGTCGTACAGGAACTCAgcatggatggggttgagagctGGCATGTTCTGCAGATTGTCGAAGAAGTGCCACCGGGGCTGGATGGGATGTACAAGCGCATGCTGGATGAGATCAGGCGGAATAAACGGGACTCGGAATTCTGTTGGCGCATTctctcggtggtgacggtagCATACCGCCCACTTCACTTGGACGAAATAGGCGGCTTGTCTGGATTACCGGAACAGATTGTCAGGTCGACGGAAAATATTCAGAAGATCGTGGCCAAGTGCGGATCCTTTCTCACGGTTCGAGATAACCAGATCTACCTCGTTCATCAATCAGCCAAGGACTACCTAAGTGATCAAGCCTCCCCATTACTTTTCCCCAGTGGTGTGGCTGTGACCCACCATGACATATCGGATCGGTCACTAAAGCTTCTCTCAGGCAAGTTGCAACGCGATGTATACGGTTTATGCATACCAGGATTTTCTATCGACCACGTCCGAGTGCCGGACCCGGACCCTCTTGCGACAGTGCGGTACTCGTGCGTTTACTGGGTTCATCATCTCTGTAACTGGCAGTCGAGCGACGATAGTAAGCACCCAGATattttccaagatggtggtatcGTCGATGGCTTTCTGAGGCAGCACTACCTCCACTGGCTTGAAGCACTTTCACTTTGTAAGAGCATGCCGCAGGGGATACTTTCAATGGCAAAGCTCGAAAGCATTCTTCAGGTAGGCTCTACCCAGTGATAGTATCCTCTTATTAAGCGGTTCTAACAGGAATTTAGCACAGTTCGATTACGTCTCAATTACCAAGCCTTGTCGCTGACATGCGCCGATTCGTTTTATACTGGAAATGGGTTATTGAGAATTATCCTCTTCAGGTATACGCTTCAGCACTTGTATTCAGCCCCGCCCAAAGTATAACAAGAGGCCTATTTACGCAGGAAGAACGGAAGTGGATTACTTCGAGGCCAATGGTAGAGAATAATTGGAAtgcgtgccggcagacgctcgagggccatcgcGGTTGGGTCctgtcggtagcgttctcgcccgattcgaagtggattgcgtcaggatcaaacgaccgtaccatcaagatctgggaggcggccacggggtcatgtacgcagacgctcgagggccatggcaaTGAGGTCctgtcggtagcgttctcgcccgattcgaagtgggttgtgtcaggatcaAACGACAGTActatcaagatctgggaggcggccacggggtcatgtacgcagacgctcgagggccatggcaaTGGGGTccggtcggtagcgttctcgcccgattcgaagtgggttgcgtcaggatcagccgacagtaccatcaaaatctgggaggcggccacggggtcatgtacgcagacgctcgagggccatggcgatagggtctggtcggtagcgttctcgcccgattcgaagtgggttgtgtcaggatcagacgacagtaccatcaaaatctgggaggcggccacggggtcatgtacgcagacg is a window from the Podospora pseudocomata strain CBS 415.72m chromosome 6, whole genome shotgun sequence genome containing:
- a CDS encoding hypothetical protein (EggNog:ENOG503NYMZ), with amino-acid sequence MGYVADLKDGLRAFTPQERRNIAIYIAGIMIYKFGLEAFNGSVVALATNRYDYESIQSGRPSRTFERVGLLTGLNQACQCIGSILIGPLVKRYPTKNVLACAVLVFGLCSALLLIIDAATGGTFMPAAYRENHPKNDWSYYGDYNTDAMIPVYCISGIAYGMVELIRRVIPRDIVGGHVQKLRKMDSIVHIFYEITGTAGAFITALVIIPQLGNNKAFIVTPVCFTFCATIWFFISELDFKRRKSTLHQHEKPAYWKAAFRGLFLFGESIWVGGRILFTSRKFIWLVPGYAVALYAHRYLENGIAPQVARRYLGHSAWSQIMVGGSNLGELLGALAVLLLTNNIQTPMPWLRLDAIMLLIVWYIPFWRPPVDDVGQAWIVAATFAPISFGWAAGDVSLAAYIQASLSRLESKNKNVSALGAVMAFLYSFYIVTYAISGTLLGRYLDRVYNESGGTDGGNIREGLMFTAGMQMTIISVLVFAATFVPKGALAFNPKMISEEKLDEDEPVELKGRRDQEEIPDVPVFKESSKKSYCTSDDGSEPHIEKKASEII
- a CDS encoding hypothetical protein (COG:S; EggNog:ENOG503PC3P), encoding MTADAEELLIRPFRDVVAVGTAAVTNAASLGPHRADDADRMSRAAQALVREGERALKKLQPVWDDQVQKLGDIFKRMITQQASIEKRRLILEELLWDFDDVTHPDEFDIERYSALQTATKALALDIVETAKRLKPIMETAPEIPEGGFPPLPPLPTHRSRPCSTFSSRPRAHSKQEANSSCGGRHGAELTPPDSPNCATPIAQFQEFNIDSSVKRASLTSDSFPSPSTVRTAPSLLSKSSSLTSSSALLATPESAFNQPEATPNKVNFHEAVMTLLPPAALGTGDEDDLETSSTTSKRRQGSVLTEHRKSSRANPRSEDCNIGSDSTYHKLKGLCKGAVRFRKDGHWGSIKMTTEYGGGGGGAGDMMRASDAIVPLQYEVTKVAGCAECGYAHDLEAVELDKSRKPEGIIISESGPRYRLRLLFKSHLGKGASGGSADDYYACLWCVSAAVTVRESDATVFRSADDLLQHLSRHPQPLPQIPGVAVCYGPNPGQAEFDLHLPDGSVPVPMPDNVTRLATAIATKDHFRRHGRGKLEKPPKYDGEMLEFMEGARIMGVMFPEKWEGKWCLGRHDGMFGAFPSKVIELRAPQESEVPVGGESGMSVSTRWKWTPPKSGGVPWVAFGKGEVITNVQCLYADYWCWYGTNSKGKTGVFPQSHVDLQTLKAQESAAPRRPSRGLSLFGR